Genomic DNA from Prunus persica cultivar Lovell chromosome G1, Prunus_persica_NCBIv2, whole genome shotgun sequence:
TGCCGAGATAACCATCGTGCTCTGCTACTTCCAGTTGTGCAGCGAGGATTACTTGTGGTGGTGGAGGTCGTACCTAACGTCGGGCTCGTCAGCGGTGTACCTGTTCCTCTACGCCACATTCTACTTCTTCACAAAGCTTGAAATCACAAAGCTGGTCTCAGGGATGTTATACTTCGGATACATGCTTATTGCTTCTTACGCATTCTTTGTGCTCACTGGTACCATCGGCTTTTATGCTTGCTTTTGGTTCACAAGGCTCATCTACTCATCCGTGAAAATTGACTAAAAAACTCGGTCCCGGGGGAGCTTGCGGGCGGTGATCTCTCCTCCCCTAGAAGAcgcaacaagaaaaatatctcAAGTAGTGTAAGATTTTGCAATTTAAAGTTGGATTGTGCTTTTCAAAAATGTATCCTATTGTGCTCAATTTTGAACCATGACAAGCCGACATGATCATATTTCTGTTAGAGTATAtttctatttgtttatttttcaagagTTACCAATTGTTACTTAGGGACCTTATTACTTACTCGtctatttgtattttctgattttcatgGTGCTATTTCCATGAGGGGGTGCAAgcaaatgtttttttaaattttaattccttAAGGTTAATGATATATCAGTTGTTTATTTGTAATGCATGTTGTGGTAACTACACCAAACACAAATCACTTGAAAATTTTACACTACTACAACAAGATTGCTGCTACAAGAAGATATCAAGTATTGAACTATGAAGAAAAAGACGCCAACAaacaaattatgaaattaataaCTTTAGAAAAACCCCTGCCAAGCCTAGTGGAGTTTCTTCTTCCCCGTTCGATCAAAATCAGAATAATTAAATGAAAGTACTATTTCCTGGGGTGAGTATGCTCAGGCTCGGCGACATTGGTGGCGACTCTGGCGACATCTCCGGCGGAGGCTTCAGGCTTCTTGAGGTGGTAAAGGGTGAAGTAGCCGATGACGCCGGTGATGAGGAAGCCGGTAATGGCCATGGCGGTAGGGCTAAAGGGAAGCCTGCGTCGCTGGTGAAGAACACCGCCAGGGTTATGACCAGGGGGCCTCTTTGATGCCTCCACTCCAGCTCTTTTCACTTCCTCTGCACTCATTTTTGTTGTGTCTGCCGTTTTCCTCCAATCTTCATTCCCCGCCATCTctgtctgtgtgtgtgtgtgtgtgcaggTTTTGGTCTCTCTCTGTGATGAATTTTCGGAAAGGGTGAACCCAAACATGTGCTGTGGTTTTCAACTTTGAATTAAGCTTTGCAGAAGAGGAGGATGAGCATTGCATTGCTGACACGTGTTGAGTTACGATGCCCCAAGTGAAGGCTCAGTCTCTCAACACGTAGTGGGTTAGTG
This window encodes:
- the LOC18788494 gene encoding uncharacterized protein LOC18788494 — encoded protein: MFGFTLSENSSQRETKTCTHTHTQTEMAGNEDWRKTADTTKMSAEEVKRAGVEASKRPPGHNPGGVLHQRRRLPFSPTAMAITGFLITGVIGYFTLYHLKKPEASAGDVARVATNVAEPEHTHPRK